The proteins below come from a single Ictalurus furcatus strain D&B chromosome 27, Billie_1.0, whole genome shotgun sequence genomic window:
- the LOC128602578 gene encoding hsc70-interacting protein-like — MEAHIYGAMLLGHWEEAAKDLATACKLDYDEDASAMLKEVQPKANKIQEHQCKYESKREESEIRERQERVKNAREEHEKAQREQESRQEEEHKEASQDSQDPEVMAAFKEVAQNPANISKYQGNPKIMALINKLSSKFSNPQA; from the exons GTTACTTGGTCACTGGGAGGAAGCAGCTAAAGATTTGGCCACAGCCTGCAAACTGGACTATGATGAAGATGCCAGTGCCATGCTGAAGGAGGTTCAACCTAAA GCCAACAAGATCCAGGAGCACCAGTGTAAATACGAGTCTAAACGAGAGGAGAGTGAGATCAGAGAACGGCAGGAGCGAGTGAAAAACGCGAGGGAGGAGCATGAGAAAGCACAGAGG gagcagGAATCCAGGCAGGAGGAGGAGCACAAGGAGGCTTCCCAGGATTCccag gaCCCTGAAGTGATGGCAGCCTTCAAGGAAGTGGCTCAGAATCCAGCCAACATCTCCAAATACCAGGGCAACCCGAAGATCATGGCTCTCATCAACAAACTGAGCTCCAAGTTCAGCAACCCGCAGGCCTAG